In one window of Nesterenkonia sandarakina DNA:
- a CDS encoding DNA topoisomerase IB, whose protein sequence is MPRLKRVMPGKDPGIERIAGDSGFSYQDDDGAPPSPEDLERIEALVIPPAWTDVWICPMPHGHVQAVGTDQAGRRQYLYHPDWTSRRDRGKYAKALTLASALPRARARVTVALRAETVDRDLVLATSFRLLDVSALRVGSKRHLSRTGSRGMTTLQCRHVRIEESQISFTFPGKSGQRQAIVVQDPELALSMTSLVSAGQRAPLLAWKEGRRRVALTPQQVNRYVGELTGGAFTAKDFRTLRGTIIAAQTLAEIGDPGTKRERDRAERAAVAAVAEALGNTSAVARGSYIDPRVFARYRRGRVLDTSRAPESALRSLLLTR, encoded by the coding sequence ATGCCACGCCTGAAGCGGGTGATGCCCGGCAAAGACCCGGGCATCGAACGGATCGCCGGAGACTCTGGGTTCAGCTACCAGGACGACGACGGGGCCCCTCCGAGCCCAGAGGATCTCGAGCGCATCGAGGCGCTCGTGATCCCACCCGCCTGGACGGACGTCTGGATCTGCCCGATGCCACACGGACATGTCCAGGCCGTGGGCACCGACCAGGCGGGTCGCCGCCAGTACCTGTACCACCCCGACTGGACCTCCCGGCGGGACCGCGGCAAGTACGCGAAGGCGCTGACCCTGGCCTCGGCCCTGCCCCGGGCTCGGGCCCGGGTCACGGTGGCGCTGCGCGCGGAGACCGTGGACCGGGACCTGGTGCTGGCAACCTCTTTCCGGCTCCTGGACGTCTCGGCGCTGCGGGTCGGCTCCAAGCGGCACCTCTCCCGCACCGGCAGCCGCGGCATGACCACCCTGCAGTGCCGGCACGTGCGCATCGAGGAGTCGCAGATCTCCTTCACCTTCCCCGGCAAGTCCGGGCAGCGCCAAGCCATCGTGGTGCAGGACCCCGAGCTGGCTCTCTCCATGACCTCGTTGGTCTCGGCAGGTCAGCGCGCCCCGCTGCTGGCCTGGAAGGAGGGACGACGCCGGGTGGCGCTCACCCCGCAGCAGGTCAACCGGTATGTCGGTGAGCTCACCGGCGGTGCGTTCACTGCGAAGGACTTCCGCACGCTGCGCGGGACGATCATCGCCGCGCAGACCCTGGCCGAGATCGGGGACCCCGGCACCAAGCGGGAGCGGGATCGCGCGGAGCGCGCCGCGGTGGCGGCGGTGGCGGAGGCGCTGGGCAACACCAGCGCCGTGGCGCGGGGCTCCTACATCGATCCCCGGGTGTTCGCTCGGTACCGCCGGGGAAGGGTCCTGGACACCTCACGGGCCCCGGAGTCTGCGCTGCGGTCCCTGCTGCTCACCCGCTGA
- a CDS encoding NAD-dependent succinate-semialdehyde dehydrogenase — protein MADYKVTNPATGEVEAEFATLTDDQLRESLDRTAETFTSWSESELSERAQLLRRAAELYEERKDKLAEIITREMGKPVKQARSELDIVISIFNYYADHGAEFLQDEEITDAPDGRAFMQSEPVGVLLGIMPWNFPYYQVARFAAPNLMIGNTILLKHASQCPESAAAIEEIFHDAGFPTNAYTNVYVSSQQIAEIVIPDPRVQGVSLTGSERAGTKVAATAGENLKKVVLELGGNDPLLVLDREILPKAVKGAVSGRMANAGQACNAAKRVIVLEEFYDEFMEAFRESLGKIELRDPLSEEAFIGPMSSVSAAEDLHEQVQDTVKQGATLHMGGDFDERGGAWYQPTLLTDITPEMRAYGEELFGPVAMVYKVADEEEAIRLANDTQYGLSASVYSTDEARAQRVGERIQTGMVFVNQPPGTSAELPFGGVKRSGVGRELGPYGMAEFVNKRLVKIAG, from the coding sequence ATGGCCGACTACAAAGTCACCAACCCAGCCACCGGAGAGGTCGAGGCGGAGTTCGCCACCCTCACCGACGATCAGCTGCGCGAGTCCCTGGACCGCACCGCTGAGACTTTCACCTCCTGGTCCGAGTCCGAGCTCTCCGAGCGCGCGCAGCTGCTGCGCCGCGCCGCGGAGCTCTACGAGGAGCGCAAGGACAAGCTCGCCGAGATCATCACCCGCGAGATGGGCAAGCCGGTCAAGCAGGCGCGTTCCGAGCTGGACATCGTGATCTCGATCTTCAACTACTACGCCGATCACGGCGCCGAGTTCCTGCAGGACGAGGAGATCACCGACGCCCCCGACGGGCGCGCCTTCATGCAGAGCGAGCCCGTGGGCGTGCTGCTGGGCATCATGCCCTGGAACTTCCCGTACTACCAGGTGGCACGGTTCGCCGCGCCGAACCTGATGATCGGCAACACCATCCTGCTCAAGCACGCCTCCCAGTGCCCTGAGTCTGCGGCCGCGATCGAGGAGATCTTCCACGACGCCGGCTTCCCGACGAACGCCTACACCAATGTCTACGTCTCCAGCCAGCAGATCGCTGAGATCGTCATCCCGGACCCCCGGGTCCAGGGCGTCTCGCTGACCGGGTCCGAGCGGGCCGGCACCAAGGTCGCCGCCACCGCGGGGGAGAACCTCAAGAAGGTCGTCCTCGAGCTCGGCGGCAACGACCCGCTGCTGGTGCTCGATCGCGAGATCCTGCCCAAGGCCGTCAAGGGCGCCGTCTCCGGCCGGATGGCCAATGCCGGACAGGCCTGCAACGCCGCCAAGCGGGTGATCGTGCTCGAGGAGTTCTACGACGAGTTCATGGAGGCGTTCCGCGAGTCCCTGGGCAAGATCGAGCTGCGCGATCCGCTCTCCGAGGAGGCCTTCATCGGTCCGATGTCCTCGGTCTCCGCAGCCGAGGACCTGCACGAGCAGGTCCAGGACACCGTGAAGCAGGGCGCGACCCTGCACATGGGCGGGGACTTCGATGAGCGCGGCGGCGCCTGGTACCAGCCCACGCTGCTGACCGACATCACCCCGGAGATGCGCGCCTATGGCGAGGAGCTCTTCGGGCCCGTGGCGATGGTCTACAAGGTCGCCGACGAGGAGGAGGCCATCCGTCTGGCGAACGACACCCAGTACGGTCTCTCCGCATCGGTCTACTCCACCGATGAAGCACGCGCCCAGCGCGTGGGAGAGCGGATCCAGACCGGGATGGTCTTCGTGAATCAGCCTCCAGGAACCTCCGCGGAGCTTCCCTTCGGCGGCGTGAAGCGCTCCGGTGTGGGCCGCGAGCTGGGCCCCTACGGCATGGCGGAGTTCGTGAACAAGCGTCTGGTGAAGATCGCCGGATGA
- a CDS encoding sterol carrier family protein, protein MARRRITADDGMAAVRAWESGDSERRTVATAVRYFLEELAETAPGNSVEVRVPPFGVTQCVEGLSHSRGTPPNVVELAPQDWLELATGVTDWQSARSQGRISASGTRADLSALLPLTRG, encoded by the coding sequence ATGGCACGACGTCGCATCACCGCCGACGACGGCATGGCCGCGGTCCGCGCTTGGGAGTCTGGAGACTCCGAGCGCCGGACCGTGGCCACTGCTGTGCGGTACTTCCTCGAAGAGCTGGCCGAGACCGCGCCTGGGAACTCCGTGGAGGTCCGAGTCCCGCCCTTCGGGGTGACCCAGTGCGTCGAAGGGCTCTCCCACTCCCGCGGCACTCCCCCGAACGTCGTCGAGCTGGCCCCGCAGGACTGGCTGGAGCTGGCCACCGGGGTCACGGACTGGCAGAGCGCGCGATCCCAGGGGCGGATCTCCGCCTCCGGCACCCGCGCGGACCTCTCGGCGCTGCTGCCGCTGACCCGAGGCTGA